Proteins encoded within one genomic window of Bradyrhizobium sp. AZCC 1719:
- a CDS encoding PstS family phosphate ABC transporter substrate-binding protein — MKFFKTLGATGPIATSLVALACASSLSTSASAQTKTITIDGSSTVFPVSEAVAEEFQKQKKNEVRVTVGISGTGGGFKKFCRGETDISNGSRPILRQEMDECAKNGVKFIEMPIAFDALTVAVSPKNKTLECVKVAELKKMWEPAAQGKVMNFSDVNPAWPNKKMTLFGAGADSGTFDYFTEAVNGKAKATRADFTASEDDNVLVTGIERDENALGYIPFAYYEPHKDKLKALGIDEGKGKGCVKPSLEAVTAGTYNPLARPLFIYVSTKAADKPEVKDYVEFLMTKGPALVKEVKYLPLPPAAYATAHKHFKEGRVGTVFGGVPEVGVSIDDLMKRDAKT, encoded by the coding sequence ATGAAATTTTTCAAAACACTCGGTGCTACCGGCCCGATCGCTACATCGCTGGTAGCCCTGGCTTGCGCGTCGAGCCTGTCCACGTCAGCGTCCGCCCAGACCAAGACCATCACCATTGACGGTTCGAGCACCGTGTTCCCGGTTTCCGAAGCAGTCGCCGAGGAGTTCCAGAAACAGAAGAAGAACGAGGTGCGCGTGACCGTCGGTATTTCCGGTACCGGTGGTGGGTTCAAGAAATTCTGCCGTGGCGAAACCGATATTTCCAACGGATCGCGGCCGATCCTGCGCCAGGAAATGGACGAGTGCGCCAAGAATGGCGTCAAGTTCATTGAAATGCCGATCGCCTTTGATGCGCTCACTGTGGCGGTCAGCCCAAAGAACAAGACCCTCGAATGCGTCAAGGTTGCCGAGCTGAAGAAGATGTGGGAACCCGCCGCCCAGGGCAAGGTCATGAACTTCAGCGACGTCAATCCGGCATGGCCGAACAAGAAGATGACGCTGTTCGGCGCGGGCGCCGATTCCGGCACCTTCGACTATTTCACCGAAGCCGTGAACGGCAAGGCCAAGGCTACCCGCGCCGACTTCACCGCCAGCGAAGACGATAACGTTCTGGTAACGGGCATCGAGCGTGACGAGAATGCGCTCGGCTACATCCCGTTCGCCTATTACGAGCCGCACAAGGACAAGCTGAAGGCGCTGGGTATTGATGAAGGCAAGGGCAAGGGCTGCGTGAAGCCGTCGCTCGAAGCGGTTACCGCCGGCACCTACAATCCGCTCGCGCGTCCGCTCTTCATCTATGTCAGCACTAAGGCCGCCGATAAGCCCGAGGTGAAGGACTATGTCGAGTTCCTGATGACCAAGGGCCCGGCGCTGGTGAAGGAAGTGAAGTATCTGCCGCTTCCGCCCGCCGCCTATGCGACGGCTCACAAGCATTTCAAGGAAGGTCGGGTAGGCACCGTGTTCGGGGGTGTTCCCGAAGTTGGTGTCTCGATCGATGACCTGATGAAGCGTGACGCGAAGACCTGA
- the pstC gene encoding phosphate ABC transporter permease subunit PstC — protein sequence MASALTVGERRRQRLRERAIEFVLLAAAASSVFVTLSIVGVLIFESIGFFRSVPITEFLFGTVWTPLFANPRYGILPLLGGTLLSTVVALLFVAPIGLITAIYLSEFASPRTREIIKPILELLSGVPTVVYGFFALLFMTPFLQTFVPDLPGFNILSAGIVIGIMIIPYVASLSEDAMRAVPNNLRDGSLAMGATRLETAVKVVLPAATSGVAAAFILGISRAVGETMIVAIAAGQQPNLTIDPREPAATITAYIVQVALGDLPHGSLAYQTIFATGLALLLLTLVFNIAGFWLRHKFREVY from the coding sequence ATGGCGTCAGCGTTAACTGTCGGGGAGCGCCGCAGGCAACGATTGCGCGAGCGGGCGATTGAATTCGTTCTTCTTGCCGCTGCCGCGTCCTCAGTCTTTGTGACGCTCTCTATCGTCGGCGTCCTCATCTTTGAATCGATAGGCTTCTTCAGGTCTGTACCGATCACGGAGTTCCTGTTCGGGACGGTATGGACGCCGCTGTTCGCAAATCCTCGATACGGTATTCTTCCTCTTCTTGGCGGCACGCTTTTGAGCACCGTGGTTGCGCTGCTATTCGTTGCGCCAATCGGGCTCATAACGGCCATCTATCTGAGTGAATTCGCGTCACCCAGAACCCGTGAAATCATCAAGCCGATCCTGGAGCTGCTGAGCGGCGTGCCGACGGTGGTGTATGGCTTTTTTGCCCTCTTGTTCATGACGCCGTTTCTGCAGACCTTTGTGCCGGACTTGCCGGGCTTCAACATCTTGAGTGCGGGCATTGTCATCGGCATCATGATCATCCCGTACGTCGCTTCGCTGTCGGAAGACGCCATGCGCGCTGTTCCGAACAACCTTCGCGACGGTTCGCTGGCGATGGGAGCGACGAGGCTGGAGACCGCCGTCAAGGTCGTGCTTCCTGCTGCGACCTCGGGCGTGGCGGCCGCCTTTATTCTCGGGATCTCGCGTGCCGTCGGCGAAACGATGATCGTCGCGATCGCTGCCGGGCAGCAACCAAATCTCACGATCGATCCGCGCGAGCCCGCCGCGACAATCACAGCGTATATCGTTCAAGTCGCCCTTGGTGACCTGCCGCACGGCAGCCTCGCCTATCAGACGATTTTTGCGACC